One Pieris rapae chromosome 7, ilPieRapa1.1, whole genome shotgun sequence genomic window carries:
- the LOC123689343 gene encoding uncharacterized protein LOC123689343, giving the protein MSRSRKILSLCLEPNDHHNTVTDDLSIVAEDTQPKDVEENCDTSNKENTYHINEPTTHIPNLQVECNRIENEDCNLQEPESTGEETDDSVKDRDYKLSSKKRSKNLVVSRQRSSSTSSTNSSSSSSSSSSSSSSSSSSSDTPSSNRNSPTSTSVLLSLNKQTNQDNNECLPSTSKEINLNSIHSPIPNETVVQGNFNTRKRRRGEAQWKQNITKVLRNSGLPYQTKSGRNISKKQMKPSCGEGCRLKCSYFLTDEIRIQIFDSYWALKDLEKQRLFIHKHIQQIEIKFRSTKAQKNRKINYAFYFEVEGSLKRVCKTMFKNTLDINDRTIRTVTEKSTGGFLKEDERGKHGKHYTVGDTIKNDIRNHIKRIPKIESHYLRAQTTREYIDGGKTISDLHRDYVNECKQDGRNFGNYVMYSRIFNGEFNLGFFVPKKDRCELCVAYENAVPESKLLLKKKYDEHLVDKVLSREEKKRDKIALKENKNLIVSVYDLQAVLQVPRGDVSVFYYKSKLKFN; this is encoded by the coding sequence ATGTCCAGATCcagaaaaatattgtcattatGTCTGGAACCCAATGACCATCATAACACAGTAACTGATGACTTGTCTATTGTGGCGGAAGATACGCAACCAAAAGATGTAGAAGAAAATTGTGACACGTCAAATAAAGAGAATACATATCATATAAATGAACCTACTACACACATTCCCAACTTACAGGTAGAATGTAATAGAATAGAGAATGAAGACTGTAATTTGCAAGAACCCGAATCTACGGGTGAAGAAACAGACGATTCTGTTAAAGATCGTGATTATAAATTGTCTTCCAAAAAGCGTAGCAAGAATTTAGTAGTTTCTCGTCAGCGATCATCTAGTACTTCATCTACAAATTCCTCTTCGTCTAGTTCATCCTCATCTAGTTCATCTTCATCTAGTTCATCCTCTTCTGATACTCCTTCGTCTAATAGAAATTCTCCAACATCTACCTCTGTACTATTGTcacttaataaacaaacaaatcaagACAACAATGAATGCTTGCCTTCAACTTCCAaagaaattaacttaaatagtaTTCATTCTCCAATACCAAACGAGACCGTAGTACAGGGAAATTTCAATACACGTAAGAGACGCCGTGGAGAGGCACAATGGAAGCagaatataacaaaagttTTACGAAACTCTGGATTACCCTATCAAACGAAGTCCGGACGAAATATTTCtaagaaacaaatgaaaccAAGTTGTGGAGAAGGTTGTAGACTTAAATGCAGCTATTTTCTTACCGATGAAATAAGAATTCAAATCTTTGATTCTTATTGGGCTTTGAAAGATTTAGAGAAACAGAGACTATTCATTCACAAACACATACAACAGATAGAGATAAAGTTTCGGTCTACCAAAGCACAGAAAAATCGAAAAATCAACTATGCATTTTACTTTGAGGTTGAAGGTTCATTAAAAAGGGTTtgcaaaacaatgtttaaaaatacattggaTATTAATGATAGAACAATTAGAACTGTAACAGAGAAATCTACTGGAGGATTTTTGAAAGAAGATGAAAGAGGGAAACACGGTAAACATTATACTGTAGGTGACactataaaaaatgatataagAAATCATATAAAACGTATACCGAAAATTGAAAGTCATTATTTAAGAGCACAAACAACACGAGAATACATTGATGGAGGAAAGACTATATCTGACTTACATAGAGATTATGTGAATGAATGTAAACAAGATGGACGCAACTTTGGAAACTACGTAATGTACAGTCGTATTTTTAACGgtgaatttaatttaggattttttgtgccaaaaaaagACAGATGTGAATTATGTGTAGCTTATGAAAATGCAGTTCCCGAAAGTAAACTGTtgctcaaaaaaaaatatgatgaacATTTAGTGGACAAGGTTTTATCCAGGGAAGAAAAAAAGCGAGATAAAATAGCcctaaaagaaaacaaaaacctGATTGTATCTGTATACGATTTACAAGCAGTTTTACAGGTACCTCGTGGTgatgtttctgttttttattataagagcaaattaaaatttaattaa
- the LOC110995122 gene encoding protein Wnt-7b isoform X1 produces the protein MLECVRRDGSVVHATDNGCYCFKLLFLLTIVLLCVRPALPGGVSLGAHLVCARVAGLTDKQRAMCRSSPAAIAAVGDGLRMAYAECRNQLGGYRWNCTGIGDGNDFGHVMPLATREAAFTYAITSAGVTHALSTACARGDLPACGCSSNRRRAPSPSDQFHWGGCGESAYGARFARRFLDSREIEADARSLMNLHNNRVGRKFYLQIVKDLVRRECKCHGVSGSCALRTCWRALPPFRAVGAALREKYHRARLVTPHPPPATHAPQTHLVIRRPRQNAGIGRQPRKSELVFLEPSPSYCEAEPMTGSFGTHGRHCNRTSRGEDGCETLCCGRGYNTIQSVEETKCRCKFHWCCRVSCEKCVTRTEIHVCK, from the exons ATGTTGGAATGCGTGCGTCGCGATGGCTCAGTGGTACACGCGACGGACAACGGATGTTACTGTTTTAAGCTGCTGTTTTTGCTGACCATTGTGCTTTTATGCGTAAG ACCAGCACTACCAGGCGGTGTATCGCTAGGCGCACATTTGGTTTGCGCGAGAGTGGCGGGATTAACAGACAAGCAACGTGCCATGTGTCGATCTTCCCCCGCCGCCATTGCAGCCGTAGGTGATGGTTTGAG AATGGCGTACGCAGAATGTCGAAACCAGCTTGGAGGCTATAGGTGGAACTGCACCGGCATTGGCGATGGGAATGACTTCGGCCACGTCATGCCTTTAG CAACCCGTGAGGCAGCATTCACATATGCGATAACATCGGCTGGCGTGACGCACGCACTCAGTACAGCCTGCGCGAGAGGGGATCTACCGGCTTGTGGATGCTCATCAAATAG GAGACGAGCTCCAAGTCCGTCAGATCAGTTCCACTGGGGCGGCTGTGGCGAATCAGCGTACGGTGCCCGGTTCGCACGACGATTCCTGGATTCACGTGAAATAGAAGCCGATGCTAGGAGTCTCATGAACCTCCACAACAACCGAGTTGGAAGGAAG ttttatttacagaTAGTAAAGGATTTAGTTCGACGCGAGTGCAAATGTCACGGTGTGTCTGGATCGTGTGCCCTGCGCACATGTTGGCGCGCTTTGCCGCCATTTCGCGCTGTTGGCGCTGCGCTGAGGGAAAAGTATCACCGCGCGAGACTGGTAACACCCCACCCTCCGCCTGCCACACATGCACCACAGACGCATTTGGTGATACGAAG GCCAAGACAGAACGCAGGCATTGGCAGGCAACCAAGAAAATCTGAACTGGTTTTTCTGGAACCATCTCCTTCCTACTGTGAAGCGGAACCAATGACAGGTTCCTTTGGGACACATGGGAGACACTGCAATCGAACATCTCGGG GTGAAGACGGATGTGAAACTCTCTGTTGCGGAAGGGGTTACAACACAATACAATCTGTGGAAGAAACAAAATGTCGATGTAAATTTCACTGGTGTTGTCGCGTTTCCTGCGAAAAGTGTGTAACGCGCACGGAAATTCACGTGTGCAAGTGA
- the LOC110995122 gene encoding protein Wnt-7b isoform X2, whose protein sequence is MLECVRRDGSVVHATDNGCYCFKLLFLLTIVLLCVRPALPGGVSLGAHLVCARVAGLTDKQRAMCRSSPAAIAAVGDGLRMAYAECRNQLGGYRWNCTGIGDGNDFGHVMPLATREAAFTYAITSAGVTHALSTACARGDLPACGCSSNRRRAPSPSDQFHWGGCGESAYGARFARRFLDSREIEADARSLMNLHNNRVGRKVGEIVKDLVRRECKCHGVSGSCALRTCWRALPPFRAVGAALREKYHRARLVTPHPPPATHAPQTHLVIRRPRQNAGIGRQPRKSELVFLEPSPSYCEAEPMTGSFGTHGRHCNRTSRGEDGCETLCCGRGYNTIQSVEETKCRCKFHWCCRVSCEKCVTRTEIHVCK, encoded by the exons ATGTTGGAATGCGTGCGTCGCGATGGCTCAGTGGTACACGCGACGGACAACGGATGTTACTGTTTTAAGCTGCTGTTTTTGCTGACCATTGTGCTTTTATGCGTAAG ACCAGCACTACCAGGCGGTGTATCGCTAGGCGCACATTTGGTTTGCGCGAGAGTGGCGGGATTAACAGACAAGCAACGTGCCATGTGTCGATCTTCCCCCGCCGCCATTGCAGCCGTAGGTGATGGTTTGAG AATGGCGTACGCAGAATGTCGAAACCAGCTTGGAGGCTATAGGTGGAACTGCACCGGCATTGGCGATGGGAATGACTTCGGCCACGTCATGCCTTTAG CAACCCGTGAGGCAGCATTCACATATGCGATAACATCGGCTGGCGTGACGCACGCACTCAGTACAGCCTGCGCGAGAGGGGATCTACCGGCTTGTGGATGCTCATCAAATAG GAGACGAGCTCCAAGTCCGTCAGATCAGTTCCACTGGGGCGGCTGTGGCGAATCAGCGTACGGTGCCCGGTTCGCACGACGATTCCTGGATTCACGTGAAATAGAAGCCGATGCTAGGAGTCTCATGAACCTCCACAACAACCGAGTTGGAAGGAAGGTAGGGGAG aTAGTAAAGGATTTAGTTCGACGCGAGTGCAAATGTCACGGTGTGTCTGGATCGTGTGCCCTGCGCACATGTTGGCGCGCTTTGCCGCCATTTCGCGCTGTTGGCGCTGCGCTGAGGGAAAAGTATCACCGCGCGAGACTGGTAACACCCCACCCTCCGCCTGCCACACATGCACCACAGACGCATTTGGTGATACGAAG GCCAAGACAGAACGCAGGCATTGGCAGGCAACCAAGAAAATCTGAACTGGTTTTTCTGGAACCATCTCCTTCCTACTGTGAAGCGGAACCAATGACAGGTTCCTTTGGGACACATGGGAGACACTGCAATCGAACATCTCGGG GTGAAGACGGATGTGAAACTCTCTGTTGCGGAAGGGGTTACAACACAATACAATCTGTGGAAGAAACAAAATGTCGATGTAAATTTCACTGGTGTTGTCGCGTTTCCTGCGAAAAGTGTGTAACGCGCACGGAAATTCACGTGTGCAAGTGA
- the LOC110995122 gene encoding protein Wnt-7b isoform X3 — MLECVRRDGSVVHATDNGCYCFKLLFLLTIVLLCVRPALPGGVSLGAHLVCARVAGLTDKQRAMCRSSPAAIAAVGDGLRMAYAECRNQLGGYRWNCTGIGDGNDFGHVMPLATREAAFTYAITSAGVTHALSTACARGDLPACGCSSNRRRAPSPSDQFHWGGCGESAYGARFARRFLDSREIEADARSLMNLHNNRVGRKIVKDLVRRECKCHGVSGSCALRTCWRALPPFRAVGAALREKYHRARLVTPHPPPATHAPQTHLVIRRPRQNAGIGRQPRKSELVFLEPSPSYCEAEPMTGSFGTHGRHCNRTSRGEDGCETLCCGRGYNTIQSVEETKCRCKFHWCCRVSCEKCVTRTEIHVCK; from the exons ATGTTGGAATGCGTGCGTCGCGATGGCTCAGTGGTACACGCGACGGACAACGGATGTTACTGTTTTAAGCTGCTGTTTTTGCTGACCATTGTGCTTTTATGCGTAAG ACCAGCACTACCAGGCGGTGTATCGCTAGGCGCACATTTGGTTTGCGCGAGAGTGGCGGGATTAACAGACAAGCAACGTGCCATGTGTCGATCTTCCCCCGCCGCCATTGCAGCCGTAGGTGATGGTTTGAG AATGGCGTACGCAGAATGTCGAAACCAGCTTGGAGGCTATAGGTGGAACTGCACCGGCATTGGCGATGGGAATGACTTCGGCCACGTCATGCCTTTAG CAACCCGTGAGGCAGCATTCACATATGCGATAACATCGGCTGGCGTGACGCACGCACTCAGTACAGCCTGCGCGAGAGGGGATCTACCGGCTTGTGGATGCTCATCAAATAG GAGACGAGCTCCAAGTCCGTCAGATCAGTTCCACTGGGGCGGCTGTGGCGAATCAGCGTACGGTGCCCGGTTCGCACGACGATTCCTGGATTCACGTGAAATAGAAGCCGATGCTAGGAGTCTCATGAACCTCCACAACAACCGAGTTGGAAGGAAG aTAGTAAAGGATTTAGTTCGACGCGAGTGCAAATGTCACGGTGTGTCTGGATCGTGTGCCCTGCGCACATGTTGGCGCGCTTTGCCGCCATTTCGCGCTGTTGGCGCTGCGCTGAGGGAAAAGTATCACCGCGCGAGACTGGTAACACCCCACCCTCCGCCTGCCACACATGCACCACAGACGCATTTGGTGATACGAAG GCCAAGACAGAACGCAGGCATTGGCAGGCAACCAAGAAAATCTGAACTGGTTTTTCTGGAACCATCTCCTTCCTACTGTGAAGCGGAACCAATGACAGGTTCCTTTGGGACACATGGGAGACACTGCAATCGAACATCTCGGG GTGAAGACGGATGTGAAACTCTCTGTTGCGGAAGGGGTTACAACACAATACAATCTGTGGAAGAAACAAAATGTCGATGTAAATTTCACTGGTGTTGTCGCGTTTCCTGCGAAAAGTGTGTAACGCGCACGGAAATTCACGTGTGCAAGTGA
- the LOC110995090 gene encoding tRNA (adenine(37)-N6)-methyltransferase isoform X2: MSESLEYYQNQILLARTELKNLRQKLTALKHEHSKEIKTVKTMLSGFRCSNCIEAATYISNQQSQDTPSPSEDISYSPIGYIETTFENKRAVPRQPSVLSNAKGVVVINTDTFNNPEHALSGLEEFSHMWILFHFHSTASTSPPPKISPPRLAGEKRGVFSTRSPHRPCPIGLSLVKIHHIEGNKITFHGVDMINGTPVLDVKPYIPQYDYPIQTFTSISLDRPPTEGTSDTLDLNNLQINSVRPSPRVENPIGVDTNSLDSPFDDEIPSPIQSISGAVSPLSTNQIDQSPVHRGNPDGQERFTPPQRIMYLGDGIRVPNWITNPPSQTYTVRFTDEALQRLNTLIGDRAVSFKTSIEHLLSDDPRSLYVKTKYPDHEYSCVLEDLSISCVFDSNTSVCTIVAVRNAEDLQN, from the exons atgtctGAAAGTCTTGAATACTATCAAAACCAAATTCTCTTGGCCAgaacagaattaaaaaatctaag ACAAAAGCTGACGGCACTTAAACATGAACacagtaaagaaataaaaactgtaaaaaCTATGTTGAGTGGATTTCGATGTTCCAATTGTATAGAAGCAG CAACATACATTTCTAATCAACAAAGCCAAGATACACCATCACCATCAGAAGACATCTCTTATTCTCCAATAGGATATATAGAAACAACCTTTGAGAATAAGCGTGCAGTACCTCGACAGCCCTCAGTTTTATCCAATGCTAAAGGTgtggttgttataaatactgaCACATTTAATAATCCTGAACATGCATTGAGTGGCTTAGAAGAATTTTCACATATGTG GATACTATTCCACTTCCATTCAACTGCAAGTACAAGTCCGCCACCTAAAATCTCGCCACCACGTCTTGCTGGTGAGAAAAGGGGGGTATTTTCCACCAGGTCCCCACATAGGCCTTGCCCTATAGGTCTATCATTGGTCAAGATACATCATATTGAAG gaaacaaaattactttccatgGTGTGGACATGATTAATGGCACACCAGTTCTTGATGTAAAACCATACATTCCACAATATGATTATCCaatacaaacatttacatCCATCTCCTTGGACCGACCACCCACTGAAGGGACAAGTGATACTttggatttaaataatttacagatTAATAGTGTgag ACCCAGCCCCCGTGTCGAAAACCCCATAGGTGTTGATACTAATTCTCTTGATTCACCATTTGATGATGAAATACCCTCACCCATTCAAAGCATATCAGGTGCTGTTTCACCATTAAGCACAAATCAAATTGATCAATCTCCTGTACATAGGGGAAATCCAGATGGCCAAGAACGGTTCACTCCCCCTCAAAGGATCATGTACCTTGGTGATGGTATCAGAGTACCAAATTGGATAACAAATCCTCCATCTCAAACATATACTGTCCGATTCACAGATGAAGCGTTACAAAGACTTAATACATTGATTGGAGATAGGGCAGTGAGTTTTAAGACTAGTATTGAACATTTACTTTCAGATGATCCAAGGTCTTTGtatgtaaaaactaaataccCTGACCATGAATACAGCTGTGTCCTAGAAGATTTGTCTATAAGTTGTGTGTTTGATTCTAATACATCTGTGTGTACTATAGTAGCGGTAAGGAATGCTGAAGATTTGCAGAATTGA
- the LOC110995090 gene encoding tRNA (adenine(37)-N6)-methyltransferase isoform X1 gives MSESLEYYQNQILLARTELKNLRQKLTALKHEHSKEIKTVKTMLSGFRCSNCIEAAATYISNQQSQDTPSPSEDISYSPIGYIETTFENKRAVPRQPSVLSNAKGVVVINTDTFNNPEHALSGLEEFSHMWILFHFHSTASTSPPPKISPPRLAGEKRGVFSTRSPHRPCPIGLSLVKIHHIEGNKITFHGVDMINGTPVLDVKPYIPQYDYPIQTFTSISLDRPPTEGTSDTLDLNNLQINSVRPSPRVENPIGVDTNSLDSPFDDEIPSPIQSISGAVSPLSTNQIDQSPVHRGNPDGQERFTPPQRIMYLGDGIRVPNWITNPPSQTYTVRFTDEALQRLNTLIGDRAVSFKTSIEHLLSDDPRSLYVKTKYPDHEYSCVLEDLSISCVFDSNTSVCTIVAVRNAEDLQN, from the exons atgtctGAAAGTCTTGAATACTATCAAAACCAAATTCTCTTGGCCAgaacagaattaaaaaatctaag ACAAAAGCTGACGGCACTTAAACATGAACacagtaaagaaataaaaactgtaaaaaCTATGTTGAGTGGATTTCGATGTTCCAATTGTATAGAAGCAG CAGCAACATACATTTCTAATCAACAAAGCCAAGATACACCATCACCATCAGAAGACATCTCTTATTCTCCAATAGGATATATAGAAACAACCTTTGAGAATAAGCGTGCAGTACCTCGACAGCCCTCAGTTTTATCCAATGCTAAAGGTgtggttgttataaatactgaCACATTTAATAATCCTGAACATGCATTGAGTGGCTTAGAAGAATTTTCACATATGTG GATACTATTCCACTTCCATTCAACTGCAAGTACAAGTCCGCCACCTAAAATCTCGCCACCACGTCTTGCTGGTGAGAAAAGGGGGGTATTTTCCACCAGGTCCCCACATAGGCCTTGCCCTATAGGTCTATCATTGGTCAAGATACATCATATTGAAG gaaacaaaattactttccatgGTGTGGACATGATTAATGGCACACCAGTTCTTGATGTAAAACCATACATTCCACAATATGATTATCCaatacaaacatttacatCCATCTCCTTGGACCGACCACCCACTGAAGGGACAAGTGATACTttggatttaaataatttacagatTAATAGTGTgag ACCCAGCCCCCGTGTCGAAAACCCCATAGGTGTTGATACTAATTCTCTTGATTCACCATTTGATGATGAAATACCCTCACCCATTCAAAGCATATCAGGTGCTGTTTCACCATTAAGCACAAATCAAATTGATCAATCTCCTGTACATAGGGGAAATCCAGATGGCCAAGAACGGTTCACTCCCCCTCAAAGGATCATGTACCTTGGTGATGGTATCAGAGTACCAAATTGGATAACAAATCCTCCATCTCAAACATATACTGTCCGATTCACAGATGAAGCGTTACAAAGACTTAATACATTGATTGGAGATAGGGCAGTGAGTTTTAAGACTAGTATTGAACATTTACTTTCAGATGATCCAAGGTCTTTGtatgtaaaaactaaataccCTGACCATGAATACAGCTGTGTCCTAGAAGATTTGTCTATAAGTTGTGTGTTTGATTCTAATACATCTGTGTGTACTATAGTAGCGGTAAGGAATGCTGAAGATTTGCAGAATTGA